In Dasypus novemcinctus isolate mDasNov1 chromosome 8, mDasNov1.1.hap2, whole genome shotgun sequence, the genomic stretch gaaaataccagGAAGTAACTATCATTTTAAGACTTCAGGAGAGCACCCCACAGCATCCAAGGGTAAAGGTTGGTAACTTCTAATTTGATAAATTGAAAATGAGTGAAGGATATAAGCcattcaaattagaaagaaaaaaaagcaacactaTCTCTATTGTCAAATGACATGCTCTTAAATATAGGGTATTCCAAGGAATCCACAAGAAACTGCTAGAGGTAATAAATGAAATCAGCCAAATTGTTTCGTACAAAATCATggcacaaaaatcagttgtgttctCTACACCAGCAATCTGaaacagaaaataggaaaattccatttaaaatagattCTAGAAGAATAGAATACCTAtgaaaaatttaaccaaggatgttgAATTCATCAagtttctccagagaaacaaaactgtatgtatatttatgtatttgtgtatttatttttattcatgcatgtaaatattaaggaatttattataggaattcaCTCCTGTGATTGTTGGGATGGGGAAGTCTGAATTCATTAGGGTAGGCCACAACTTGGGAATTCTAATGAAGATTTCAATGAATTCTCCAGAAGAAGCTGGGTGTCTGAACTggagacagaaattcttctttatgaatgctgaaatcatgaGCTCTCCcattaaggccttcaactgatcaGACAAGATTTTTCCCATTGGTGAAAGCAAGCTTcattgttgattgtagatgtaattaactgtagatgcaatcaaccaaTTAATGCTTTAAATGCACAAAATCCCCTCACactaacaatcagaccagtgcttatTTGCCCCAACAACTGGAAAGCATgacttagccaagttgacacttGAAATTAACCATTGCCCATGTGAAAGACTTGCCcaccaaaaactacaaaacatcactaaaataaattaaagaacacttaaataaatgaaaacacatcGCATGTTCATAGATTAAagaacttaatattgttaagatggcataCTCCccaaagtgatgtacagattaaatgcaaaactctatcacaattttctttcatattattCCAATTTACACTTCCATCAGATTTGATGACAAATCTTTCTTCCATGAAAGAAATATATATCATGTTGCTCAGGGTGGACAGCTTCCATGCCACCCTTTCCCCAGAGCCCAAGATGTGGGCATATGACCCAGGTGAAGAAATCAGAGTCCTTAGCAAGAATTGATGCTGTGTGTCTGAGAAAACTCTTTCCTCTGGGATGGCTAAGGTAGTGGAATTTGAGTCTAGGACCCCAAGCAGCCATCTTGATAAGAATGTGGTAAGAGTTCATCTAAAGGATGAAGAGAAAGAGACAGCACTAATGATATTGTCTGAGCCTCTTAGATCCCATTAGACTACCCTCAAAAGCCAAAAGTTCTTCTTCCTGTGGTACTCCCTGCCAGGCATCTTTTACTTCTCCTTTGTAGTCCAATTCCACATGTAATTaggttaaaattatttctttaatggcCATTTCCTTTCCCTTATGTAAATTCCATAAGAACAGAGAATATTCATCTCTTATTCCAAGTTCCATTCCCAAGGccattgaatgaataaaagaatgaatgcaCTACACCGCACCCTTTTCTAGTTAGGTTGCAGAATCAGGAGGCAGgagaaaattgttattttttaaataatggacacatcttaaaataaatttaatgagtaGTACTTTTATTGAAAATTGAAAGGTGATCATATTTTGTATAAAAATAGAACACAAAAGCATCAAAATTAAtagataaattaattaaaataattaaataaataatatatgtttTATGACATGAAATTCAGTTACAGGGCACCAGTTACATTTCtccagattttgaaaatatttggaCACATATATTCCTGGTATTACTGATGAAAGTATGTTCAATGTGACTCAAATTATTTCATAGCTGAAGcaaaaaataatggcaaaaaataaTGGTGAATAATTGACAGTCTGAGGTAGGAGCTTCACCATTGGGAATCAGTTTTCTTCTTACTTCCTGAGTTCTCTTGTGAGCACATTTATgaagagaaagcatctcctgatttCCACCCTGACAACCTCCCAGGCACAgtcactgtgtttcttcttttgcaGGTAGACACGGATTCTCTGGAAGTATCTCCTCACAGCCAGTGTGGGGCCTTCCATTGCCAGGAGAGAATCTTCTCCCATCTCCTGCAGCAAACAGGTCTCCAGGTCCTCCAGCTGTCGATGAAGTCCCGAGCGGAGTTGGTCCAGGAGGGTTGTGTTCCAAGCAGCAGAGGAGCCCTCTGTGTGGAAGAGGTGGAAGATATGCTGGAGCATCTCATGGAGGACAGAAATGGCCTGAGCTTTCTGGACCTGGCTGCCATCCATCATCTCCTGGGGGAATCTGAAGTCAGTCCTGTCCTTCAGACAAGAAAGAAGGGAGATTGTCCCCATTTGACTCAACACTGTGAAGGTCTCCTGCTTTCTCACGTCAAGGCTCTGAGGCAGGCCACAGCTAAACAAGCCGATGGGGCTTGAGAAGATCATCATCAACACCAccagagaagaaactggaaatgCCATTGGTAGGTTCCAAGCAAACACTCTTCTGGTTGAGGTGCGAGACTGTGAGCTTTTGCTCCAAGTTCTCTGAGGACTCTCTTCTTTGTGTGCCACTTGAATACTGAAGacacaaattttcattttcagatttttcCCCCGCTCTTTCTATTCCCTATTTTGGACTTTCCCTTCTCCTCAGTGTCCTGTGAAGATGTATCAGTGGCAATTCTGTCTGTATTCTTACATTTAGAGTTAAGtttacacaatagaatattagaAGTCCCAATCCAGTGAGATGCTTATCATCTTAATAAACACCAAGTTTTAATTGATAGAGCTGACTGGATCCTTTTTCCATAAGTTAAGAACAACTTTGATGGAATCGATCCTAgtcttctttttaaatctttctacACCTCTAGATTCCCTTCATGGAAGTGTTAATATACTATGTCAAGTGTGAAGCGTGTGTCCACTATTTGCATGTATCTAGGCTTGTTTGCTGTTGTATCCTCAACACAAGGCACTTGATAGTTTCCCTAATCAATGGGCCCCCTAGAACTCCTTCAACCAGAGTAGTTTTCCCCTGGTTCAAGTTGGTATGGTTGATCAAAGGTCACAGATCTCAGAACGTGACAAGAACTTATTCATCCTTTATCCCCATTTTCTAGGTGAAATATCATTGTTTCCAATTCAAGTTGAAAATGAAACCAACCCAAAGATGACTAGatctgtgtgagtgtgtgtgtgtgtatgcacgaTTGCATGGGTTGATAGGATAGGGAGAGGTGTTTTGGTTGGTTGGAAGATGGTGTCTATTTTAAAGAGATGTACACAAATACACCATTACTATTACCTTTCTTGAAACATCCCCTTATCACACCTACATTTCCGTAAACGGTACAATCTCTTCTTAAGGCCTCTACTGGCAAAACCTAGTTTACTGTTATTAGGACACCTACAAGCTCTTAAATAGCCCTGTTATTAAGTACATGACAACACACCTTCACTAGACATTTTTAGACAATGCTACAATTTGTGATGATAGGTGGTGGCAGTCGAATTGCTGTGCATATGAGCCTAAAATGCTTAATATCCCAGGTTTCCTTCTTCCAGTTCAAGCATCACCAACAgtttggtatatacatatatagtctAGGATG encodes the following:
- the LOC131279358 gene encoding interferon omega-1-like produces the protein MAFPVSSLVVLMMIFSSPIGLFSCGLPQSLDVRKQETFTVLSQMGTISLLSCLKDRTDFRFPQEMMDGSQVQKAQAISVLHEMLQHIFHLFHTEGSSAAWNTTLLDQLRSGLHRQLEDLETCLLQEMGEDSLLAMEGPTLAVRRYFQRIRVYLQKKKHSDCAWEVVRVEIRRCFLFINVLTRELRK